The following coding sequences are from one Longimicrobiaceae bacterium window:
- a CDS encoding DinB family protein — protein IDMLDNAIAACPDDVWGDRAAQPEFWYLAYHTLFFLDLYVSGTLKGFAPPAPFNMDEIDPAGVLPERVYTRQEMRTYLAHGRRKCRAAIEALTDERSVVLSDFDWLKLPYAELLLDNLRHVQHHTAQMHLILRQRTGSAPRWISTLKPDAPGE, from the coding sequence ATCGACATGCTGGACAACGCGATCGCCGCGTGCCCGGACGACGTGTGGGGCGACCGCGCCGCGCAGCCGGAGTTCTGGTACCTGGCCTATCACACGCTCTTCTTCCTCGACCTGTACGTGAGCGGCACGCTGAAGGGCTTCGCCCCGCCAGCGCCGTTCAACATGGACGAGATCGACCCGGCGGGCGTGCTGCCGGAACGCGTGTACACCCGCCAGGAGATGCGCACGTACCTGGCGCACGGCCGCCGGAAATGCCGCGCGGCCATCGAAGCGCTGACGGACGAGCGCTCGGTCGTGCTGAGCGACTTCGACTGGCTGAAGCTCCCGTACGCTGAGCTGCTGCTGGACAACCTGCGCCACGTGCAGCACCACACCGCGCAGATGCACCTGATCCTCCGCCAGCGCACCGGCTCGGCGCCCCGGTGGATCAGCACCCTCAAGCCGGACGCACCGGGCGAATGA